The Halobellus sp. MBLA0158 genome has a window encoding:
- the acs gene encoding acetate--CoA ligase has product MTDDGDGDLEARLVEQETFEPSDEFVEQANVSDESIYEEFEEDWPRCWTRAADLLDWDSPYSEVLDDSEEPFYEWFADGTLNASYNCVDRHVESGDKNRAAIKWEGEHGETRTYTYQDLYREVNEFAAALRELGVEEDDVVTLYMPMVPELPIAMLACARIGAPHSVVFAGFSADALATRMNSADSRYLITCDGYYRRGDPLDHLAKANEGLAGVDHGVDATVVVDRLGEDGFGHDLSGNQHDWDDLVADHQGARVDPVERDAEDMLFLMYTSGTTGEPKGVKHTTGGYLAYATWTSHAVLDLEPEDTYWCSADIGWITGHSYIVYGPLSLGTTTVMYEGTPDYPERDRLWELVEKYAVDVFYTAPTAIRAFMKWGSEFPERHDLSSLRLLGTVGEPINPRAWKWYYKHIGNEECPIVDTWWQTETGGMMVTTLPGVGTMKPGSAGPPLPGIDARVVDTEGEEVGAGRAGYLTVDKPWPGMLRTLYNNDERFIGEYWEEYSDPDADEWVYFPEDGAKIDDDGYITILGRVDDVINVSGHRLGTMEIESAIVGVEGVAEAAVVGGDHEVKGEAVYAYVILEDGYDGSEEMREAIIEGVEDAIGPIARPEQVIFTPELPKTRSGKIMRRLLEEIANGEELGDTTTLRNPEIVEDIQAKVSD; this is encoded by the coding sequence ATGACCGACGACGGAGACGGAGACCTCGAAGCCCGCCTCGTCGAACAGGAGACGTTCGAGCCGTCCGACGAGTTCGTCGAGCAGGCGAACGTCTCGGACGAGTCCATCTACGAGGAGTTCGAGGAGGACTGGCCCCGGTGTTGGACCCGCGCGGCCGACCTCCTCGACTGGGACTCGCCGTACAGCGAGGTGCTCGACGACTCCGAGGAGCCGTTCTACGAGTGGTTCGCCGACGGCACCCTGAACGCCTCCTACAACTGCGTCGACCGCCACGTCGAGAGCGGCGACAAGAACCGCGCCGCGATCAAGTGGGAGGGCGAACACGGCGAGACGCGCACCTACACCTACCAGGACCTCTACCGCGAGGTCAACGAGTTCGCCGCGGCGCTCCGGGAGCTGGGCGTCGAGGAGGACGACGTCGTCACGCTGTATATGCCGATGGTCCCCGAGCTCCCGATCGCGATGCTGGCCTGTGCGCGGATCGGCGCGCCGCACTCTGTCGTCTTCGCGGGCTTCTCGGCGGACGCGCTCGCGACGCGGATGAACTCCGCCGACTCGCGGTATCTGATCACCTGCGACGGGTACTACCGCCGCGGCGACCCGCTCGACCACCTCGCGAAGGCGAACGAGGGCCTCGCGGGCGTCGACCACGGCGTCGACGCGACGGTCGTCGTCGACCGCCTCGGCGAGGACGGCTTCGGCCACGACCTCAGCGGGAACCAACACGACTGGGACGACCTCGTCGCCGACCACCAGGGCGCCCGCGTCGACCCCGTCGAGCGCGACGCCGAGGATATGCTGTTCCTGATGTACACCTCGGGGACGACCGGCGAGCCGAAGGGCGTCAAGCACACCACCGGCGGCTACCTCGCCTATGCGACCTGGACCTCCCACGCGGTACTGGACCTCGAACCCGAGGACACCTACTGGTGCTCGGCGGACATCGGGTGGATCACGGGCCACTCCTACATCGTCTACGGCCCGCTGTCGCTCGGCACGACGACGGTGATGTACGAGGGCACGCCCGACTACCCCGAGCGCGACCGCCTGTGGGAACTGGTCGAGAAGTACGCCGTCGACGTGTTCTACACGGCGCCGACGGCGATTCGGGCGTTTATGAAGTGGGGTTCGGAGTTCCCCGAGCGACACGACCTCTCCAGCCTGCGACTGCTGGGGACGGTCGGCGAGCCGATCAATCCCCGCGCGTGGAAGTGGTACTACAAGCACATCGGGAACGAGGAGTGCCCGATCGTCGACACGTGGTGGCAGACCGAGACCGGCGGGATGATGGTCACCACCCTGCCCGGCGTCGGCACGATGAAGCCCGGGTCGGCGGGCCCGCCGCTTCCGGGTATCGACGCGCGCGTCGTCGACACCGAGGGCGAGGAGGTCGGCGCCGGCCGCGCGGGCTATCTGACGGTCGATAAACCCTGGCCGGGGATGTTGCGGACGCTGTACAACAACGACGAGCGGTTCATCGGGGAGTACTGGGAGGAGTACTCCGACCCCGACGCCGACGAGTGGGTGTACTTCCCTGAGGACGGCGCGAAGATCGACGACGACGGCTACATCACCATCCTGGGCCGCGTCGACGACGTGATCAACGTCTCGGGCCACCGCCTGGGGACGATGGAGATCGAGTCCGCGATCGTCGGCGTCGAGGGCGTCGCCGAGGCCGCCGTCGTCGGCGGCGACCACGAGGTCAAGGGCGAGGCCGTCTACGCCTACGTGATCCTCGAAGACGGCTACGACGGGTCCGAGGAGATGCGCGAGGCGATCATCGAAGGCGTCGAGGACGCGATCGGGCCGATCGCCCGCCCCGAGCAGGTGATCTTCACGCCCGAGCTCCCGAAGACCCGGTCCGGGAAGATTATGCGTCGCTTGCTGGAGGAGATCGCCAACGGCGAGGAACTCGGCGACACGACGACCCTCCGCAATCCCGAAATCGTCGAGGACATCCAGGCGAAAGTGTCCGACTGA
- a CDS encoding DUF7351 domain-containing protein, which translates to MSRYGYEVDSETDVDNIEGSAQSSAEQGHLGTESTEERLLPAEAFSLLGNDTRIEILQAMVDADADATPVGFTELFERVDIVDSANFNYHLQKLTGHFIKQTEDGYEFRHPGRKVVSSIFAGTLTDRAQVGFFPVDGTCHSCDGDLHGWYVDEVLTIACVDCTTVLVRYPFPPGGIDERTPSELLQAFHHYVRHHYCMAADGVCPECTGPVETEPVYDPSESDTFDVTVEHTCQRCGYDLQSSVGVNLLDNAEVLMFHSERGVDLSTEPFWHFEWCVSDKHTTVLSEDPLRLRIDIRCDGDELQIVLDDTLSVIETTRDDARSE; encoded by the coding sequence ATGAGCCGGTATGGGTACGAGGTCGACTCCGAGACCGACGTCGACAACATCGAGGGAAGCGCTCAGTCCTCAGCGGAGCAGGGGCACCTCGGAACGGAGTCCACCGAGGAGCGACTGCTCCCCGCAGAGGCGTTCTCGCTGCTCGGGAACGACACCCGTATCGAAATCTTACAGGCGATGGTGGACGCGGACGCCGACGCGACGCCGGTCGGTTTCACGGAGCTGTTCGAGCGGGTCGACATCGTCGACAGCGCGAACTTCAATTACCACCTGCAGAAGCTCACCGGCCACTTCATAAAACAGACCGAGGACGGCTACGAGTTCCGTCACCCGGGGCGAAAGGTGGTGAGCTCGATATTCGCCGGGACCCTCACCGACCGCGCCCAGGTCGGGTTCTTCCCGGTCGACGGCACGTGCCACTCCTGCGACGGCGACCTCCACGGGTGGTACGTCGACGAGGTCCTCACCATCGCCTGCGTCGATTGCACGACCGTTCTCGTGCGGTATCCGTTCCCGCCGGGCGGCATCGACGAGCGAACTCCCTCCGAGTTGCTGCAGGCGTTCCACCACTACGTTCGCCACCACTACTGTATGGCCGCCGACGGCGTCTGTCCCGAATGCACCGGGCCCGTCGAGACCGAGCCCGTCTACGATCCCTCGGAGAGCGACACCTTCGACGTGACGGTCGAACACACCTGCCAGCGGTGCGGATACGATCTGCAGTCGAGCGTGGGCGTGAATCTGCTCGACAACGCCGAGGTCCTGATGTTCCACTCGGAACGGGGCGTCGATCTGAGCACCGAGCCGTTCTGGCACTTCGAGTGGTGCGTGAGCGACAAGCACACGACGGTCCTGTCTGAGGACCCGCTCCGTCTGCGCATCGACATCCGGTGCGACGGGGACGAACTGCAGATCGTACTGGACGACACGCTCTCGGTGATCGAGACGACGAGGGACGACGCGCGCTCGGAGTGA
- the sod gene encoding superoxide dismutase, protein MAEYDLPPLPYDYDALEPHISEQVLTWHHDTHHQGYVNGWNSAEETLEENREAGDFSSSAGAIRDVTHNGSGHILHDLFWNSMSPEGGDEPSGDLADRIEEDFGSYEAWKGEFEAAASNAGGWALLVYDSFSNQLRNVVVDKHDQGALWGSHPILALDVWEHSYYHDYGPARGDFIDNFFEVVDWDEPTARYEQAVELFE, encoded by the coding sequence ATGGCAGAATACGATCTCCCACCGTTGCCGTACGACTACGACGCACTGGAACCGCACATTTCCGAGCAGGTGCTGACGTGGCATCACGACACGCACCACCAGGGCTACGTGAACGGCTGGAACAGCGCCGAAGAGACGCTCGAAGAGAACCGCGAGGCGGGCGACTTCTCCTCGTCCGCCGGAGCGATCCGGGACGTGACCCACAACGGGTCGGGTCACATCCTGCACGACCTCTTCTGGAACTCGATGTCGCCTGAAGGCGGCGACGAGCCCTCGGGCGACCTCGCGGACCGCATCGAAGAGGACTTCGGCTCCTACGAGGCCTGGAAGGGCGAGTTCGAGGCCGCCGCGTCCAACGCGGGCGGCTGGGCGCTGCTGGTCTACGATTCGTTCTCGAACCAACTGCGCAACGTCGTCGTCGACAAGCACGACCAGGGCGCACTCTGGGGTTCCCACCCGATCCTGGCGCTGGACGTCTGGGAGCACTCCTACTACCACGATTACGGCCCGGCCCGCGGCGACTTCATCGACAACTTCTTCGAGGTCGTCGACTGGGACGAACCCACCGCCCGCTACGAACAGGCCGTCGAACTCTTCGAGTAA
- a CDS encoding GNAT family N-acetyltransferase produces MDVRDATTDDVDEIRRVATESLRASYGHAIDEDVITAAVDKWYSTERVTDSLGDDSEVFVLAEDEGSVVGFAQSEISDGRETVGYLDWLHVVPAHRGEGIGSQLLARLEQELVDGGVDRLEGRVLTENEEGVSFYEEQGFSEVGERPVEIHGETFTERVYSTFLDEEETDPTGLVERDADGTTVHVAYDESVRGSDAPFFAVYLDGDRTEKYGWMCGVDESLDIAMDTMERLECNACGNRRKPVRWDAAYL; encoded by the coding sequence ATGGACGTGCGCGATGCGACGACGGACGACGTCGACGAGATTCGCCGGGTCGCCACCGAATCGTTACGGGCCTCCTACGGCCACGCCATAGACGAGGACGTGATCACCGCGGCCGTCGACAAGTGGTACAGCACAGAGCGCGTGACGGACTCGCTCGGCGACGACAGCGAGGTGTTCGTCCTCGCGGAAGACGAGGGGAGCGTCGTCGGATTCGCCCAAAGCGAGATTTCCGACGGCCGCGAGACCGTCGGCTACCTCGATTGGCTCCACGTCGTCCCGGCGCACCGCGGCGAGGGGATCGGCTCGCAGTTGCTCGCGCGGCTCGAACAGGAGCTCGTCGACGGCGGCGTCGACCGCCTGGAGGGCCGCGTGCTCACCGAGAACGAAGAGGGCGTCTCGTTCTACGAGGAACAGGGCTTCAGCGAGGTCGGCGAACGGCCCGTCGAGATCCACGGCGAGACCTTCACCGAGCGGGTCTACTCGACGTTCCTCGACGAGGAAGAGACCGACCCCACGGGGCTCGTCGAGCGCGACGCCGACGGGACGACGGTCCACGTCGCCTACGACGAGTCCGTCCGGGGCTCGGACGCGCCGTTCTTCGCGGTCTATCTCGACGGCGACCGGACGGAGAAGTACGGCTGGATGTGCGGCGTCGACGAGAGCCTCGACATCGCGATGGATACGATGGAGCGCCTGGAGTGCAACGCCTGCGGCAACCGACGCAAGCCCGTCCGCTGGGACGCCGCCTACCTCTGA
- a CDS encoding DUF7510 family protein, which produces MSGPDDGTADEAAEDAGSVTFTVAIEHGETIITMRGDRDTAVIVRSEMGERIYLPPEDFEREAKSASPYQGAEDASPYRGAESSSPYQGAESSSPYRGIESDSPYQAAREELPSEGMVPTADGYRIRHPEPARDVRVLR; this is translated from the coding sequence ATGAGCGGCCCCGACGACGGGACGGCGGACGAGGCGGCCGAGGACGCCGGATCGGTCACCTTCACCGTCGCCATCGAGCACGGCGAGACGATCATCACGATGCGCGGCGACCGCGACACCGCGGTGATCGTGCGCTCCGAGATGGGCGAGCGGATCTACCTCCCGCCGGAGGACTTCGAGCGCGAGGCCAAGAGCGCGAGTCCATATCAAGGCGCCGAGGACGCCAGCCCCTACCGCGGCGCCGAGAGTTCCAGCCCGTATCAGGGCGCCGAAAGCTCCAGTCCCTACCGCGGCATCGAGAGCGACAGCCCGTATCAGGCCGCGCGCGAGGAACTTCCGAGCGAGGGAATGGTCCCCACCGCGGACGGCTATCGGATCCGCCACCCCGAGCCCGCACGCGACGTGCGCGTGTTACGCTAA
- a CDS encoding glycosyltransferase family 4 protein translates to MLGWGFPPNVSGGLDTHVGELFDGMRARGLDVELVLPAEYAPRDREGIVAVPTGDGDIITRVGRMSSTFAERAADADLIHTHDWFGYGPGSRAASNADVEWVTTFHSLSNDRNVDPPKREVETERRLVERADHLIAVSQLTADEVRRQYGGDCRVIYNGFSECETTGRDYKAELGIDGKMLFFVGRHTDQKGISHLVYALDKLRRDDVTLVMGGSGHLTDQLKRFAELLGVDDRIEWVGYVPEEELGDYYASADLFVSPSLAEPFGITITEALSAGTRVVATESGVNEVLPDDCVVEVDPDSESIAAGIERGLDLEGTPEYEPITWAEVVDETVGFYEEILGDGSQEASGS, encoded by the coding sequence ATGCTCGGTTGGGGGTTCCCCCCGAACGTGAGCGGCGGACTCGACACCCACGTCGGGGAGTTGTTCGACGGGATGCGGGCACGCGGCCTCGACGTCGAACTGGTGCTCCCAGCCGAGTACGCGCCGCGGGACCGGGAGGGAATCGTCGCCGTCCCGACCGGCGACGGCGACATTATCACCCGGGTCGGCCGGATGAGTTCGACGTTCGCCGAGCGCGCCGCGGACGCGGACCTCATCCACACCCACGATTGGTTCGGCTACGGCCCGGGATCGCGCGCGGCCTCGAACGCCGACGTCGAGTGGGTGACCACCTTCCACTCGCTTTCGAACGACCGGAACGTCGATCCGCCGAAGCGCGAGGTCGAGACCGAGCGGCGCCTCGTCGAGCGCGCGGATCACCTGATCGCGGTGAGCCAGCTCACCGCCGACGAGGTGCGCAGGCAGTACGGCGGCGACTGCCGAGTCATCTACAACGGCTTCTCGGAGTGCGAGACGACCGGCCGCGACTACAAGGCCGAGCTCGGCATCGACGGGAAGATGCTCTTTTTCGTCGGCCGCCACACCGACCAGAAGGGCATCTCCCACCTGGTCTACGCCCTCGATAAGCTCCGCCGCGACGACGTGACGCTCGTGATGGGCGGCTCGGGTCACCTCACCGACCAGCTGAAGCGGTTCGCCGAACTGCTCGGCGTCGACGACCGGATCGAGTGGGTGGGCTACGTGCCCGAGGAGGAACTGGGCGACTACTACGCCTCGGCGGACCTGTTCGTCTCGCCGTCGCTCGCGGAGCCGTTCGGCATCACGATCACGGAGGCGCTCTCGGCGGGGACCCGCGTCGTGGCGACAGAAAGCGGCGTCAACGAGGTGCTCCCCGACGACTGCGTCGTCGAGGTCGACCCCGACTCGGAGTCGATCGCCGCGGGGATCGAACGCGGCCTCGACCTCGAAGGGACGCCCGAGTACGAGCCGATCACCTGGGCGGAAGTCGTCGACGAGACGGTCGGCTTCTACGAGGAGATCCTCGGCGACGGGAGTCAGGAAGCGAGCGGTTCTTAG
- a CDS encoding 2,5-diamino-6-(ribosylamino)-4(3H)-pyrimidinone 5'-phosphate reductase, whose product MHVVVNAAVSADGKLSTRRHEQVRISGPDDFDRVDRLRAESDAVLVGVGTVLADDPHLTLDDPDRRANRERRGEEPTPARVVVDSTGRTPTDARILDDAATTYVLAAEAIADERRAALESAGAEVLVAGEERVALAAALDALEDEGIEALMVEGGGEIIFSLFEAGLVDELSVYVGSLLIGGRDAPTLADGEGFVESFPSLSLRDVSRIDDGVLLRYDVGTE is encoded by the coding sequence ATGCACGTCGTCGTCAACGCCGCCGTCAGCGCCGACGGGAAGCTCTCGACGCGCCGGCACGAGCAGGTCCGGATCAGCGGCCCCGACGACTTCGACCGCGTCGATCGGCTCCGCGCGGAGAGTGACGCCGTCCTCGTCGGCGTCGGCACCGTGCTCGCGGACGACCCGCACCTCACGCTCGACGACCCCGACCGCCGGGCAAATCGGGAGCGGCGCGGCGAGGAGCCCACCCCCGCCCGCGTCGTCGTCGACTCGACGGGCCGGACCCCGACCGACGCGCGGATCCTCGACGACGCGGCGACGACGTACGTCCTCGCCGCGGAGGCCATCGCCGACGAACGCCGGGCGGCGCTCGAATCGGCGGGCGCGGAGGTGCTCGTCGCCGGCGAGGAGCGCGTGGCGCTCGCGGCGGCGCTCGACGCGCTCGAAGACGAAGGGATCGAGGCGCTGATGGTCGAGGGCGGCGGCGAGATCATCTTCTCGCTCTTCGAGGCCGGTCTCGTCGACGAGCTCTCGGTGTACGTGGGCTCGCTGCTCATCGGCGGCCGCGACGCCCCGACTCTCGCCGACGGCGAGGGATTCGTCGAGTCGTTCCCCTCGCTCTCGCTCCGGGACGTATCTCGGATCGACGACGGCGTCCTCCTGCGGTACGACGTCGGGACTGAGTGA
- the trxA gene encoding thioredoxin, which yields MSTPEATGAPIHIESQAQFDELVADHDVVLVDYHAEWCGPCKMLEPTVEELAAETDAVVLKVDIDEHQDLARDAGVRSVPTLEFYKNGESQDRVIGVQDKDDLLNVIEELSA from the coding sequence ATGAGTACGCCAGAAGCGACCGGCGCGCCGATCCACATCGAGAGCCAAGCGCAGTTCGACGAGCTCGTGGCCGACCACGACGTCGTCCTCGTCGACTATCACGCCGAGTGGTGCGGCCCCTGCAAGATGCTCGAACCGACCGTCGAAGAGCTCGCCGCCGAGACCGACGCGGTCGTCCTGAAGGTCGACATCGACGAGCATCAGGACCTCGCGCGCGATGCGGGCGTCCGGTCGGTGCCGACACTGGAGTTCTACAAGAACGGCGAGTCCCAGGACCGCGTCATCGGCGTCCAGGACAAAGACGACCTCCTCAACGTCATCGAGGAGCTCTCGGCCTGA
- a CDS encoding ribosome assembly factor SBDS, which translates to MISLDEAVTARLESHGERFEVLVDPDAALAIKRGEFEGDLEDVIAAEDVFEDASRGDRPAESDLETVFGTTDPLEIIPEVVQRGEIQITAEQRREMQEQKRKQLINRIARNAVNPQMDNAPHPPERIERALEEAGFRVDPMEPVESQVDDALDELRPVIPIRFDEVTVAVQIPAEYAGKTQAQVREYGDLEREEWQPDGSWVGVVTFPAGMQNDFYDLVNEHTSGEAETRIIKDKDELSTR; encoded by the coding sequence ATGATCTCACTTGACGAGGCCGTGACGGCCCGGCTCGAATCGCACGGCGAGCGGTTCGAGGTGCTCGTCGATCCGGACGCGGCGCTGGCGATCAAACGCGGCGAGTTCGAGGGCGACCTAGAGGACGTGATCGCCGCCGAGGACGTCTTTGAGGACGCGTCCCGCGGCGACCGGCCCGCCGAGTCCGACTTAGAGACCGTCTTCGGGACGACAGATCCCCTAGAGATCATCCCCGAGGTCGTACAGCGCGGGGAGATCCAAATCACGGCCGAGCAGCGACGCGAGATGCAAGAACAGAAGCGCAAACAGCTGATCAACCGCATCGCGCGGAACGCGGTGAACCCCCAGATGGACAACGCGCCGCACCCGCCCGAGCGGATCGAGCGCGCGCTCGAAGAGGCGGGCTTCCGCGTCGACCCGATGGAGCCGGTCGAATCGCAGGTCGACGACGCGCTGGACGAGTTGCGGCCGGTGATTCCGATCCGGTTCGACGAGGTGACCGTCGCGGTCCAGATCCCCGCGGAGTACGCCGGCAAGACCCAGGCCCAGGTGCGGGAGTACGGTGACCTCGAACGCGAGGAGTGGCAGCCCGACGGCTCGTGGGTCGGCGTCGTCACCTTCCCCGCGGGGATGCAGAACGACTTCTACGATCTCGTGAACGAACACACCTCCGGCGAGGCGGAGACGCGCATCATCAAAGACAAGGACGAACTCAGCACGCGATAG
- a CDS encoding FUN14 domain-containing protein, with amino-acid sequence MFESLQLSLDPTQLGLEFGSGAVIGGIIGFAAKKVAKIIAVIVGLELALFKFLESRGILTVDWERLTAGIIEPAQNAATGAPPDWLSTILSTLSISAGFTGGFLVGFKKG; translated from the coding sequence ATGTTCGAGTCGTTGCAGTTGTCCCTGGACCCGACTCAGCTCGGCCTCGAATTCGGGAGCGGCGCGGTCATCGGGGGGATCATCGGGTTCGCGGCGAAGAAGGTCGCGAAGATCATCGCCGTGATCGTCGGCCTCGAACTCGCGCTCTTCAAGTTCCTCGAATCGCGCGGCATCCTCACCGTCGACTGGGAGCGGCTCACGGCGGGGATCATAGAGCCGGCCCAGAACGCCGCGACGGGCGCCCCGCCGGACTGGCTCTCGACGATCCTCTCGACGCTGTCGATCTCGGCGGGCTTCACCGGCGGCTTCCTCGTCGGCTTCAAGAAGGGGTAA
- a CDS encoding Lrp/AsnC family transcriptional regulator, giving the protein MDERDIRLLKAISDLGTGSPERLHEETDIPVSTIHYRLNNLREAGIIENDLYDIDLEAVGLGVTVIVELLTDYNGSHHDFEDKILDVEGVSQAYFTMGETDFVVIAHLPDQEMVERLITDLETIEEIRRTNSTFVVSSLRHSTRAFEHYDLETLLEELADE; this is encoded by the coding sequence ATGGACGAACGCGATATTCGCCTCCTGAAAGCTATCTCGGACCTCGGTACCGGGAGCCCGGAGCGGCTTCACGAAGAGACCGACATCCCGGTCTCGACGATCCACTACCGCCTGAACAACCTCCGCGAAGCGGGCATCATCGAGAACGACCTCTACGACATCGACCTCGAAGCCGTCGGCCTCGGCGTGACCGTCATCGTGGAACTGCTGACGGACTACAACGGCTCACACCACGACTTCGAGGACAAGATCCTCGACGTCGAGGGCGTCTCGCAGGCGTACTTCACGATGGGCGAGACCGACTTCGTCGTGATCGCACACCTCCCCGACCAGGAGATGGTCGAGCGGCTCATCACCGACCTGGAGACCATCGAGGAGATCCGGCGGACGAACTCGACGTTCGTCGTCTCGTCGCTCCGACACAGCACGCGGGCGTTCGAACACTACGATCTGGAGACGCTCCTGGAGGAACTGGCCGACGAGTGA
- a CDS encoding DHH family phosphoesterase — MSAGVTISSMSSYAILGCGSVGYAVAEDLVEDGKDVLILDKDESRVESLRDQDLNAQQTDIADPDVVDAVADRDVVLILASDVEANKAAVSAIRERGGDQFVVVRASDPVSEDELSELGADVVINPSEVIADSALRSLESGELEYKARQLAEVLESADEGLAVLTHDNPDPDSIASAVALQAIAREHGIDAVINYDGEIGQQENRAFVNLLGIELVPLSEGKPLSEYGAVALVDHMKSGDPELDVDVDIFIDHYEPEEAIEAAFTDVRPNVSSTSTILTKYLQEFDISPSEAVATALLYGIRSETLDFKRETTPADLTAAAYLYPFANHDTLEQVESPSMSPETLDVLAEAIQNREVQGSHLVSNAGFIRDRDALGQAAQHLLKLEGITTTAVFGIADDRIYLSARSKDIRMNIGKILEDAFAGIGETGGHSTQGDVEIPLGIFTGIETSDDNRDTLLQLTEEAVRRKLFEAMGVESAESGNGS, encoded by the coding sequence ATGAGCGCCGGGGTCACTATCTCGTCGATGTCGTCGTACGCGATCCTCGGGTGCGGAAGCGTCGGCTACGCCGTCGCGGAGGATCTCGTCGAGGACGGCAAGGACGTCCTCATCCTCGACAAGGACGAGAGCCGGGTCGAGTCCCTCCGCGATCAGGACCTGAACGCACAGCAGACCGACATCGCGGATCCGGACGTCGTCGACGCGGTCGCCGATCGCGACGTCGTTCTCATCCTCGCGTCCGACGTCGAAGCGAACAAGGCCGCGGTGTCGGCGATCCGCGAGCGCGGCGGCGACCAGTTCGTCGTCGTCCGCGCTTCGGACCCCGTCTCGGAGGACGAACTCTCCGAGCTGGGCGCCGACGTCGTGATCAATCCCTCGGAGGTCATCGCCGACTCCGCGCTCCGCTCGCTGGAGTCCGGCGAACTGGAGTACAAGGCCCGCCAGCTCGCGGAGGTCCTCGAAAGCGCCGACGAGGGGCTCGCGGTCCTCACCCACGACAACCCCGACCCCGACTCGATCGCCTCCGCGGTCGCGTTGCAGGCGATCGCCCGCGAGCACGGCATCGACGCCGTGATCAACTACGACGGCGAGATCGGCCAGCAGGAGAACCGCGCCTTCGTGAATCTCCTCGGCATCGAACTCGTGCCGCTCTCGGAGGGCAAGCCGCTCTCGGAGTACGGCGCGGTCGCGCTCGTCGACCACATGAAATCGGGCGATCCCGAACTCGACGTCGACGTCGACATCTTCATCGACCACTACGAGCCCGAGGAGGCCATCGAGGCGGCGTTCACCGACGTTCGCCCGAACGTCTCCTCGACGTCGACCATCCTCACGAAGTACCTCCAGGAGTTCGACATCTCGCCGAGCGAGGCGGTCGCCACGGCGCTCCTGTACGGGATCCGCTCGGAGACGCTCGACTTCAAGCGCGAGACCACGCCCGCGGACCTGACCGCCGCGGCGTACCTCTATCCCTTCGCCAACCACGACACGCTCGAACAGGTCGAGTCGCCGTCGATGTCCCCGGAGACGCTCGACGTCCTCGCGGAGGCTATCCAGAACCGGGAGGTCCAGGGGAGCCACCTCGTCTCGAACGCGGGCTTCATCCGCGACCGCGACGCGCTCGGACAGGCCGCCCAGCACCTCCTCAAACTGGAGGGGATCACAACCACGGCGGTCTTCGGGATCGCCGACGACCGGATCTACCTCTCGGCCCGCTCGAAGGACATCCGGATGAACATCGGGAAGATCCTCGAAGACGCCTTCGCGGGGATCGGCGAGACCGGCGGCCACTCCACCCAGGGCGACGTCGAGATCCCGCTCGGCATCTTCACAGGGATCGAGACGAGCGACGACAACCGCGACACGCTCCTCCAGCTCACCGAGGAGGCCGTCCGACGGAAGCTGTTCGAGGCGATGGGCGTCGAGAGCGCCGAAAGCGGGAACGGAAGCTGA
- a CDS encoding SRPBCC family protein, with protein sequence MKASAEIVVDRPREAVFEYMDVPENQARISPRLSAVETLGTLDNGGKRASYTYRLGLGFDGEVRGVVHEPPERVVFEMDGDIEGRIEWTFEEDDGGTRVTYTAEYDLGLPTALDLLLRPLTNRYNRRELERTLANLADRLADD encoded by the coding sequence ATGAAGGCCTCTGCCGAGATCGTCGTCGACCGACCGCGAGAAGCCGTCTTCGAGTACATGGACGTCCCCGAGAACCAGGCACGGATCTCGCCCCGCCTCTCGGCGGTCGAGACCCTGGGAACGCTCGACAACGGCGGGAAGCGGGCGTCGTACACCTACCGCCTGGGGCTCGGCTTCGATGGCGAGGTCCGCGGCGTCGTCCACGAGCCGCCGGAGCGGGTCGTCTTCGAGATGGACGGCGACATCGAGGGCCGGATCGAGTGGACGTTCGAGGAGGACGACGGCGGGACGCGCGTCACCTACACGGCCGAGTACGATCTCGGGCTGCCGACGGCGCTCGACCTCCTCCTCAGGCCGCTCACGAACCGGTACAACCGCCGAGAGCTGGAGCGGACGCTGGCGAACCTCGCGGACAGACTGGCCGACGACTGA